In the genome of Fimbriimonadaceae bacterium, one region contains:
- a CDS encoding beta-propeller fold lactonase family protein encodes MKATLISLSLLALLGCIGEKPTASDPLEYGIPGTMIALNKRENTASVIDMRTGETLKKIESGPNPNEVAFSDDGKTAVIANLGSGNGQQAGKTYTVVSLPDMSVVKHIELTPHEGPHGVVWIDKDRVVGTSHATNSVIVVNITTGKVEKAISTEQQGTHLVVLSPDKKQGYAVNAISGSVSVIDLEAGKLVKNIPCEARCEGIAISPDGKWITAGNVAANTVSIIDVAKMEVVKTVKDTMGPIRTFWSKDGKTVLVSCAMGGELALIDPQKWEISKRIKLSDQKVKFELGGQPAPIPMNYAMSPDGKYVYVVMIASKAVAVVDTTK; translated from the coding sequence ATGAAAGCTACTTTGATTTCCCTCTCTTTGCTCGCGCTGCTCGGCTGCATCGGTGAAAAGCCGACCGCCTCCGACCCGCTCGAATACGGGATCCCGGGCACGATGATCGCCCTCAACAAACGCGAGAACACTGCTTCGGTCATCGACATGCGCACAGGCGAAACACTCAAGAAGATCGAAAGCGGGCCGAATCCGAACGAAGTCGCCTTCTCCGACGACGGCAAGACCGCCGTCATCGCCAATCTCGGGTCGGGCAATGGACAGCAGGCAGGCAAAACGTACACGGTCGTCTCTCTGCCGGACATGAGTGTGGTCAAGCATATCGAGCTGACCCCGCATGAAGGACCGCACGGCGTTGTGTGGATCGACAAGGATCGGGTTGTGGGCACGTCCCACGCCACAAACTCCGTGATCGTCGTCAACATCACGACAGGCAAGGTCGAGAAGGCGATCTCGACCGAGCAGCAGGGAACGCACCTGGTTGTGCTTTCGCCCGACAAGAAGCAAGGATACGCCGTGAATGCGATCTCCGGCTCAGTCTCAGTGATCGACTTGGAAGCGGGCAAGCTGGTCAAGAACATTCCATGCGAAGCACGATGCGAAGGGATCGCCATCTCTCCCGATGGCAAATGGATCACGGCAGGGAATGTCGCTGCCAACACAGTTTCAATCATTGACGTTGCAAAGATGGAGGTCGTGAAGACGGTGAAGGACACGATGGGTCCCATCCGCACTTTCTGGTCGAAGGACGGCAAGACGGTACTCGTATCCTGTGCGATGGGCGGCGAGCTTGCATTGATCGATCCGCAGAAGTGGGAGATCTCCAAAAGGATCAAGCTATCCGATCAAAAGGTCAAGTTCGAGCTTGGAGGGCAGCCCGCGCCGATCCCCATGAACTATGCGATGAGCCCGGATGGAAAGTACGTCTATGTCGTGATGATCGCATCCAAAGCCGTCG
- a CDS encoding GNAT family N-acetyltransferase, which translates to MLSVRVFDKPDWPETLGPAWRALFQDAPDATPFQTFEWQSTWFKHYGTTKRPMIFAAFEGDDLVGLMPMVRKFGAWRTLRPMGCGPSDYLHPLARSGYAEEVAQTLMGAFESAEGVDLVDIHQARESHPFAQVWPKNDENVRILSQAKCLVLDLPKTYEEYLQMLGKSLRQDVRKLDKTIFSEGKASIIPCTKENVQDHLDLFFECHKLRWKQRGLPGAFIGKRTLRFHQEWGQKAVDNGWLWLSALMVEGEGIGAIYAMRTHDTCYFYQSGFDPAHKAISPGTLLVASTIRRAIEEGCGQFDFMRGDEPYKRRWKPQHCHDNLRLLMPVKALRGNIGKAVNTAGFKVESKIRARLEGKSLR; encoded by the coding sequence GTGCTGAGCGTTCGGGTCTTCGACAAACCGGACTGGCCGGAAACCCTTGGACCGGCTTGGCGCGCGCTATTCCAAGACGCCCCCGACGCAACGCCCTTCCAAACATTTGAATGGCAATCGACGTGGTTCAAGCACTACGGCACCACCAAACGCCCGATGATCTTTGCCGCCTTTGAAGGCGACGATCTTGTGGGACTGATGCCAATGGTTCGCAAGTTTGGGGCCTGGCGAACTCTTCGCCCGATGGGCTGTGGTCCCTCTGACTACCTTCATCCGCTCGCGCGAAGTGGATACGCGGAAGAGGTTGCTCAAACGTTGATGGGAGCCTTTGAAAGTGCAGAGGGTGTTGACCTCGTTGATATACACCAGGCTCGTGAGTCTCACCCTTTTGCCCAGGTCTGGCCCAAAAACGACGAAAACGTGCGGATACTTTCACAGGCCAAGTGTCTCGTTCTCGATTTGCCAAAAACCTACGAGGAATATCTCCAGATGCTCGGCAAGAGTCTCCGTCAAGACGTCAGGAAACTGGACAAAACCATATTCAGCGAAGGCAAGGCAAGCATCATCCCTTGCACGAAAGAAAACGTACAGGATCACCTTGACCTCTTCTTCGAGTGCCACAAGCTGCGATGGAAGCAAAGGGGGCTTCCAGGAGCCTTTATCGGCAAGCGAACATTACGATTTCATCAAGAATGGGGGCAAAAAGCTGTCGATAACGGATGGCTTTGGCTAAGCGCCCTGATGGTTGAGGGTGAGGGCATCGGGGCGATCTACGCCATGCGCACGCACGATACATGCTACTTCTACCAAAGCGGATTCGATCCTGCCCACAAGGCTATCTCACCGGGGACGCTCCTGGTCGCCTCAACTATCCGGAGAGCCATTGAAGAAGGCTGCGGTCAGTTCGACTTTATGCGGGGAGATGAACCGTACAAACGACGGTGGAAGCCACAGCACTGCCATGATAACCTCCGCCTTCTAATGCCCGTCAAAGCGTTGCGCGGAAACATCGGGAAGGCCGTGAATACGGCAGGCTTTAAGGTCGAATCTAAGATTCGTGCACGGCTTGAGGGCAAAAGCCTCCGGTAA
- a CDS encoding TIGR03790 family protein, with the protein MANRQAHLSEVASVKILMLLSALSICLITSCSQPSPELTVNRPVESTTTYQQASPDARRVLVVMNKASEASRQIAEFYMVRRKIPKDNLLEVNMSTSDNVPDSEYKTFLEDPIRKKIAGLRQQIDFIVLTKGVPIRLRDNNGYSVDGHIATMNLPIKPIEKLEETQIRSSMNPYFGKAEKFDSKKFNFYLVTRLDGYTIEDALRLVTNSLKAEVQKGPFLFDCDPGRKGGGYKDMQDGMLTAAKGLRDRGFDVSVDETMTFTGSNKPLAGYCSWGSNDGNFDANVYKSLRFVPGAIGETFVSTSGRTFSPTTGGQSLVADLIAGGLTGIKGYVSEPYTFALARPEILFDRYTKGFNLAESFYMSSQVLKWKDLVIGDPLCSPYATKG; encoded by the coding sequence TTGGCAAATCGCCAAGCCCACCTCAGTGAGGTTGCGTCGGTGAAAATTCTTATGTTGTTATCTGCCCTGTCGATTTGTCTGATCACATCCTGTTCACAGCCTTCTCCCGAGCTCACCGTTAATCGCCCAGTCGAAAGCACGACCACTTATCAGCAGGCAAGCCCCGATGCCCGACGTGTTCTTGTGGTCATGAACAAGGCCAGCGAAGCAAGCCGACAAATTGCCGAGTTCTATATGGTCCGGCGTAAGATCCCAAAGGACAACCTGCTCGAAGTCAATATGTCCACTTCGGACAACGTGCCGGACAGCGAATACAAGACCTTTCTCGAAGACCCCATTCGGAAGAAGATCGCGGGATTGAGGCAGCAAATCGACTTTATCGTTCTTACCAAAGGTGTACCGATCCGCCTGCGCGACAACAATGGGTACAGCGTGGACGGGCACATCGCCACCATGAACCTGCCCATCAAGCCGATTGAGAAGCTTGAGGAGACTCAAATTCGCAGCAGCATGAACCCTTACTTTGGCAAAGCCGAAAAATTCGACAGCAAGAAGTTTAATTTCTATCTAGTGACTCGGCTTGACGGTTACACGATTGAGGATGCCCTCCGGCTGGTGACAAACTCGCTCAAAGCTGAAGTACAGAAAGGACCGTTCCTTTTTGATTGCGACCCCGGGCGAAAAGGCGGCGGATACAAAGACATGCAGGACGGCATGCTGACCGCGGCGAAGGGACTACGTGATCGTGGCTTTGACGTCAGTGTCGACGAGACAATGACCTTCACCGGCAGCAACAAACCACTTGCCGGCTATTGTTCGTGGGGGAGTAACGACGGAAACTTCGATGCCAATGTGTACAAGTCATTACGGTTTGTACCGGGGGCTATCGGGGAGACATTCGTTTCAACTAGCGGGCGGACATTTAGCCCAACCACCGGCGGGCAAAGCCTTGTTGCCGACCTTATTGCGGGTGGGCTCACTGGCATCAAAGGGTACGTAAGCGAGCCCTACACGTTTGCCCTTGCGCGGCCTGAGATTTTGTTCGACCGTTACACCAAGGGCTTCAATCTTGCCGAGAGCTTTTACATGTCAAGCCAAGTGCTCAAGTGGAAAGACTTGGTAATCGGGGACCCGCTTTGCAGTCCGTACGCGACAAAGGGGTAG
- a CDS encoding iron ABC transporter permease, whose translation MSRAESEGPQRKAFLPVRTLVILCIVAILAFCIHIGAGSSDSHRLMLRLTPVEVVQEILRGDTDSGEAHNVIVWRLRLPRALACALVGALLGIVGSAFQGLFRNPLADPYIVGVSSGAAVGGAAALLLGIAGLWGGLAMMALAFMGGVLTLLLVFGLARTRQAVDVQRLLLAGVVVGAMLSAILTLMLALAGQDTNQMLRWLLGSMTPMTWTKLAILSGALVLGVVPLLGQAKALNAFAMGEETAHRLGVPTKRLKTVVLGVGTAMTAVCVGAVGIIGFLGLVSPHVARRLVGVDWRWSMIASGLVGVFVLCFADVLAQWGVPGGELPVGVITALVGAPFLLALLKRG comes from the coding sequence GTGTCGCGAGCAGAGTCTGAGGGTCCACAGAGGAAGGCGTTTCTGCCGGTGCGCACACTCGTTATCCTTTGCATCGTTGCGATTCTCGCATTCTGTATTCACATTGGGGCAGGCAGCTCAGATTCTCATCGCCTGATGCTCAGGCTCACGCCGGTTGAGGTTGTTCAGGAGATTTTGCGTGGTGACACAGACTCTGGCGAAGCGCACAACGTGATCGTTTGGAGGTTGCGCCTGCCACGTGCACTGGCTTGCGCGCTCGTAGGGGCTCTGCTTGGGATTGTGGGTTCGGCTTTTCAAGGGCTGTTTCGCAATCCACTCGCCGATCCTTACATCGTCGGCGTATCGTCGGGAGCGGCTGTTGGTGGAGCTGCAGCGCTGCTTTTAGGGATAGCAGGCTTGTGGGGAGGGCTTGCGATGATGGCCCTTGCGTTCATGGGTGGGGTGCTGACGCTCCTCCTAGTCTTTGGGCTCGCTCGCACGCGTCAAGCGGTAGACGTTCAGCGGTTGCTGCTGGCGGGAGTGGTCGTCGGGGCAATGCTTTCCGCGATCCTGACCTTAATGTTGGCTTTGGCCGGACAAGACACAAATCAGATGTTGCGCTGGTTGTTGGGAAGCATGACGCCGATGACATGGACCAAGCTCGCGATTTTATCTGGCGCGCTTGTTCTTGGGGTCGTCCCTTTGCTTGGCCAAGCGAAAGCCCTCAATGCTTTTGCGATGGGAGAAGAGACCGCCCACCGCCTTGGCGTTCCAACGAAGCGACTCAAGACAGTGGTCTTGGGTGTGGGGACCGCCATGACCGCAGTTTGTGTTGGCGCGGTTGGGATCATCGGCTTTTTGGGACTTGTTTCGCCGCATGTGGCGCGTCGCTTAGTTGGGGTGGACTGGCGCTGGTCGATGATAGCTTCGGGATTGGTCGGCGTTTTTGTTCTGTGCTTTGCCGATGTTCTGGCCCAGTGGGGTGTGCCAGGCGGTGAGCTGCCTGTTGGCGTGATTACAGCGCTGGTTGGGGCTCCCTTCCTCTTGGCCCTTTTGAAGAGGGGGTAG
- a CDS encoding pyridoxal phosphate-dependent aminotransferase: MSHPGLAARCSLLNPSPTLSISAKAKAMKADGKDVLNFGAGEPDFDTPTVVCDAAVEAIRSGFTRYTPTSGIPELKSAIAAKLFRQNAFKAEPNQIVVSSGAKQSCFNTLTVLLDPGDEVILIAPYWMTYYEQIVLNGGVPVIVQTDSSTSFVPSFESIREKVTPKTKAILINSPSNPTGAVYTRETLKEIATLALRHNFWIISDEIYEQLVYGIEHTSIASFSPEVAERTITIGGCSKSFAMTGWRIGYAVAPAEVAKKMTNFQDQVTSNPNSFAQKGAVAAYTMPDDAVIAMREEYRARRDQIAASMNLIPGVYAPEPRGAFYLFADISKHLGERFSDDCALAEYLLENALVATVPGSVFCGPGHIRLSYATSREDIHRGVERIANALSAACV; the protein is encoded by the coding sequence GTGAGTCACCCAGGTCTCGCTGCGCGATGCAGCTTGCTCAACCCTTCCCCTACGCTTTCGATCTCCGCAAAGGCGAAGGCAATGAAGGCCGACGGCAAGGACGTGCTCAATTTCGGCGCAGGTGAGCCCGACTTTGACACGCCAACCGTTGTGTGCGATGCCGCCGTAGAGGCCATTCGATCCGGCTTTACAAGGTACACGCCAACGTCAGGCATCCCCGAGCTCAAGTCTGCGATTGCGGCAAAGCTCTTCCGGCAGAACGCATTTAAGGCGGAACCAAACCAGATTGTCGTGAGCAGCGGCGCAAAGCAAAGTTGTTTCAATACTCTGACAGTCTTGCTCGATCCTGGTGATGAAGTCATCCTTATCGCGCCCTACTGGATGACCTACTACGAACAGATCGTTCTCAACGGCGGCGTTCCGGTCATCGTCCAGACGGATTCGTCCACCTCCTTTGTGCCCAGCTTTGAAAGCATTCGTGAGAAGGTCACACCCAAAACAAAAGCGATCCTCATCAACAGTCCGAGCAATCCTACGGGCGCAGTGTACACGCGGGAGACGCTCAAAGAGATTGCAACGCTTGCCTTGAGGCACAACTTTTGGATCATCTCCGATGAGATCTACGAACAGTTGGTGTACGGCATCGAGCACACGTCCATCGCCTCGTTTAGCCCTGAAGTTGCCGAGCGCACCATCACCATTGGGGGATGCAGCAAGTCCTTTGCGATGACCGGGTGGCGAATCGGATATGCCGTCGCACCCGCAGAGGTCGCCAAGAAGATGACCAACTTTCAGGACCAGGTGACGAGCAATCCAAACTCGTTTGCCCAGAAAGGAGCCGTCGCGGCCTACACCATGCCCGATGACGCCGTAATCGCGATGAGGGAAGAGTATCGGGCGAGAAGAGACCAGATCGCCGCCAGCATGAACTTGATTCCGGGTGTTTACGCTCCCGAACCGCGCGGAGCATTCTATCTGTTCGCCGATATCAGTAAACATCTTGGCGAAAGATTTTCCGATGACTGTGCATTGGCAGAATATTTGTTGGAAAATGCATTAGTGGCGACAGTGCCCGGCTCTGTGTTCTGCGGTCCCGGTCACATTCGCCTCAGCTACGCGACGAGCCGAGAAGACATTCATCGCGGGGTTGAGCGAATTGCCAATGCCTTGAGCGCTGCATGTGTTTGA
- the rnc gene encoding ribonuclease III, translating into MCLIPKAIPLKSEELFLLAMRHRSAAADPVLESYERLEFFGDSVLGLVIAQYLYENHPDWDQGMLSKAKSSVVQEGPLAEAAASLGLTEFMELSASEEATGGRNRPSILADVLEAIFGAIYLESGLEAARWFILEQLHPYLMRVSEGDVNPNDFKSKLQEIAQATWHKTPTYKVAREAGVAHDKRFTVQVLFDNEVMGEGTGRSKKEAEQAAAQDAIGLIQRHVRAREIAELHLDPS; encoded by the coding sequence ATGTGTTTGATTCCTAAAGCTATACCGTTAAAAAGCGAAGAGCTGTTTCTGCTCGCGATGCGGCACAGGTCTGCAGCAGCCGATCCGGTGCTGGAGAGTTATGAGCGACTTGAGTTTTTTGGCGACTCCGTTCTGGGGCTCGTCATTGCCCAGTACCTCTATGAGAATCATCCCGACTGGGATCAGGGAATGCTCAGCAAAGCCAAGTCGAGCGTTGTCCAAGAAGGCCCTCTTGCGGAAGCGGCGGCCTCGCTTGGCCTCACCGAATTCATGGAGTTGAGTGCGTCGGAGGAGGCCACCGGCGGACGAAATCGCCCCTCCATTCTTGCCGATGTTTTGGAGGCGATCTTCGGTGCGATCTATTTAGAGTCCGGGTTAGAAGCGGCACGCTGGTTTATCCTTGAACAGTTGCATCCTTACTTGATGAGGGTCAGTGAAGGTGATGTTAATCCTAACGACTTTAAGTCAAAGCTCCAAGAGATTGCACAGGCGACTTGGCATAAAACCCCAACTTACAAAGTAGCCCGTGAGGCTGGTGTGGCTCACGACAAGCGCTTTACAGTGCAAGTGCTGTTCGATAACGAAGTGATGGGAGAAGGGACAGGGCGGTCAAAGAAGGAAGCGGAGCAGGCCGCTGCTCAAGACGCGATCGGTCTGATCCAGCGTCATGTTCGCGCCAGAGAGATCGCAGAACTCCACCTAGATCCATCGTAA
- a CDS encoding PEP-CTERM sorting domain-containing protein, giving the protein MTSVNDLILHITTDPEVFSRYSRHFAMDREELIAYIGTLHRAVLDKDGLYVVYNVPATGELRSKARMLKKGTPVFADPHGTAVMMVICGNPMTRGPKKETTIVEFIEPNTTISTEIAEVPVTMQSELSEAVASVIPPGYNPVETIPSAVYTPPTVTGGGSDIQIIGGGGFPWAILPALGLVGAVGGGGSNPPVPEPATIAILAAGVTTLVVRRRKRSS; this is encoded by the coding sequence GTGACTTCGGTCAATGACTTGATTCTTCATATCACGACCGACCCCGAGGTTTTTTCTCGCTATAGCCGACACTTTGCTATGGACCGGGAAGAGTTGATTGCCTACATCGGAACTCTGCATCGTGCTGTCCTCGACAAAGATGGGCTGTATGTGGTTTACAACGTTCCGGCAACGGGCGAACTGCGATCAAAAGCCCGAATGCTTAAGAAAGGGACTCCCGTATTTGCCGATCCTCACGGCACGGCCGTCATGATGGTCATTTGCGGAAACCCAATGACTCGAGGACCGAAAAAGGAAACGACCATCGTTGAGTTCATCGAGCCGAATACGACGATCTCTACGGAGATTGCCGAAGTACCAGTAACCATGCAAAGTGAACTGAGCGAGGCGGTCGCATCGGTGATTCCTCCGGGTTACAACCCTGTTGAAACCATCCCTTCAGCCGTCTATACACCTCCGACCGTAACCGGTGGCGGCAGCGACATCCAGATCATTGGCGGTGGCGGATTCCCCTGGGCGATTCTTCCCGCGCTTGGTTTGGTAGGAGCGGTTGGCGGAGGCGGGTCCAATCCGCCCGTGCCGGAGCCTGCAACGATCGCGATCCTTGCAGCCGGTGTAACGACCCTGGTTGTTCGAAGACGCAAACGATCTTCCTAA
- a CDS encoding aminopeptidase P family protein: MSSPVYESRIEALAEQLRLNGCSAFFAWTPVAMGYIHGFHEGGHERFLALAVTDEGKVRMICPALSANQATRVGIKDVRTWQDGEDPLLHFQELVHDWGIERSTIAVDPDLPAHMLLPMHISAPNARFVNGRFVLSALMRVKSAEEIDLMRKAARIADDAWLQIPHILKAGKTERQVSIELEAEMSKRGGLPKFCIIATGANGAEPHHLSDDTVIQDGDVVILDFGCEFGGYQSDITRTVACGEPRLEAHRVYEIVYKAHMAAREHAKVGSTCESVDQAARQVIDRAEYGKYFIHRTGHGIGMQGHEEPNIVEGNKYRLEVGNCFSVEPGIYMPGRFGVRIENIVAMEERGCVSLNDEPSPTLTVIG; the protein is encoded by the coding sequence ATGTCGTCACCAGTTTACGAGTCGCGTATCGAAGCGCTGGCTGAGCAGCTTCGGCTGAACGGATGCTCGGCTTTCTTTGCCTGGACCCCGGTCGCAATGGGCTATATCCATGGATTCCACGAGGGTGGTCACGAGCGGTTCCTGGCTCTTGCCGTGACCGACGAGGGCAAAGTCAGAATGATCTGCCCGGCTTTGAGCGCGAACCAGGCGACCCGAGTGGGGATTAAGGACGTGCGGACATGGCAGGATGGCGAGGACCCGCTGCTCCACTTTCAAGAGCTGGTCCATGACTGGGGCATCGAGCGCAGCACTATCGCGGTAGACCCCGATCTGCCTGCCCACATGCTGCTTCCTATGCACATCTCAGCGCCCAACGCACGATTTGTGAACGGTCGTTTCGTGCTTTCCGCATTGATGCGAGTGAAGTCGGCAGAAGAGATTGACTTGATGCGGAAGGCCGCGCGTATCGCCGATGACGCATGGCTTCAGATACCACACATCCTTAAAGCTGGAAAAACTGAGCGCCAAGTTTCGATAGAGCTTGAGGCAGAGATGTCGAAGCGCGGAGGGCTGCCCAAGTTTTGCATCATTGCGACCGGGGCAAATGGAGCAGAACCGCATCATTTGAGCGACGACACAGTCATCCAAGACGGCGATGTGGTCATCCTCGATTTTGGCTGTGAGTTCGGCGGATACCAGAGCGACATCACGCGAACCGTAGCCTGCGGTGAGCCACGTCTGGAAGCTCACCGAGTTTACGAGATTGTGTATAAGGCACACATGGCCGCGCGGGAACATGCGAAGGTGGGATCAACCTGCGAATCGGTCGATCAAGCCGCAAGGCAAGTCATTGACCGAGCCGAGTACGGCAAGTATTTCATTCATCGAACGGGGCACGGCATTGGGATGCAAGGCCATGAAGAGCCCAATATCGTTGAGGGGAATAAATACAGGCTTGAAGTTGGCAACTGTTTCAGCGTGGAGCCGGGCATTTATATGCCAGGACGCTTTGGCGTAAGGATCGAAAACATCGTGGCGATGGAGGAACGAGGCTGTGTCAGTCTCAACGATGAACCGAGTCCCACGCTAACTGTGATTGGCTAA